The Listeria sp. PSOL-1 genome includes a region encoding these proteins:
- a CDS encoding O-methyltransferase — MNESIHQYLLSQVPESEPFFLKLEQYAKEHGVPIMEPDSIFAMLQIMQISKPKRILEIGTAIGYSALRMFAALQDVEITTMERDEERYEQARKNIALFGAEKNVKACLGDALVDTSILQENGPYDAIFIDAAKAQYEKFFYLYSPLLSQNGVIYSDNVLFKGLALELDQEAQKKARVARKMREFNEFLNKQSEFTTFIIPLGDGLGITQRKRKRGGKSE; from the coding sequence ATGAATGAAAGTATCCACCAATATTTGCTTTCACAAGTACCTGAGAGCGAACCATTTTTTTTGAAATTAGAACAATATGCTAAAGAACATGGCGTACCGATTATGGAGCCAGACTCCATTTTTGCGATGCTTCAAATCATGCAAATTAGTAAGCCAAAACGAATTTTAGAAATTGGGACAGCGATTGGCTACTCTGCGCTAAGAATGTTTGCAGCGCTTCAAGATGTAGAAATTACGACAATGGAGCGTGATGAAGAGCGCTATGAGCAAGCTCGGAAAAATATTGCTTTATTTGGTGCTGAAAAAAACGTTAAAGCTTGCCTTGGGGATGCACTCGTTGATACGAGTATTTTGCAAGAAAATGGGCCTTATGATGCTATTTTCATCGATGCCGCTAAAGCACAATATGAGAAATTTTTCTATTTATATTCCCCGCTTTTATCTCAAAATGGTGTGATCTATAGCGATAATGTCTTATTTAAGGGCCTCGCTTTAGAATTAGATCAAGAAGCACAAAAAAAAGCGCGTGTTGCCCGTAAAATGCGTGAATTCAATGAATTTCTAAACAAACAGTCCGAGTTTACAACGTTTATTATTCCACTTGGTGATGGACTAGGAATCACCCAAAGAAAACGAAAACGAGGTGGAAAAAGTGAGTAG
- a CDS encoding YqeG family HAD IIIA-type phosphatase, with amino-acid sequence MLKQFSPDKMLLTPFGITAEHLRDLGKKAVLTDLDNTLLAWDELDATDEIINWFTLLEEEGIKVMLLSNNSVERVERIARRADIPFIARAKKPLAKNFQKALAELDVKPEETVMIGDQIMTDILGGNRQKLMTIFVRPVKETDGLATKFNRLMERFILKQLSKQQKLEWEESL; translated from the coding sequence TTGTTAAAGCAATTTTCACCAGATAAGATGCTGCTAACTCCTTTTGGGATTACAGCAGAACATTTACGCGACTTAGGAAAAAAAGCCGTGCTCACAGATCTTGATAATACACTCCTTGCATGGGATGAGCTTGATGCAACCGATGAAATTATTAACTGGTTTACGCTGTTAGAGGAAGAGGGAATTAAAGTGATGCTCCTTTCCAATAATTCAGTTGAGCGAGTAGAACGCATTGCACGTCGGGCAGATATTCCATTTATTGCTAGAGCAAAAAAACCACTTGCTAAAAATTTTCAAAAAGCATTAGCAGAATTAGACGTAAAACCTGAAGAAACGGTTATGATTGGTGATCAGATTATGACTGACATTTTAGGTGGAAATAGACAAAAATTGATGACCATTTTTGTTCGTCCAGTAAAGGAAACCGACGGACTAGCGACGAAATTTAATCGCCTGATGGAACGATTTATTTTAAAACAGTTAAGTAAACAACAAAAATTAGAGTGGGAGGAGTCGCTTTGA
- a CDS encoding YrrS family protein gives MERNQRPKPNKRTKQNQVEGSRLKQNTQRKKTNIVLNILIIIVTLLIIGSLYVVFYTTDKGTQPKEVKTASSTHKKEDAKKPKSEDEKKDEKQTSDDPNVKQVITKDWKVTRTEQRGNHVNSYDATSVDWKEKIKTFSSATGIKENNMTVWFVGRGKDPATESVGTISEKQTPDKAYRVYIAWRDGEGWQTTKMEELKSNDKR, from the coding sequence TTGGAACGAAACCAAAGGCCAAAACCAAATAAACGGACAAAACAAAATCAAGTAGAGGGTTCACGTCTAAAACAAAATACACAACGCAAGAAAACCAATATTGTGTTAAATATTTTAATCATTATCGTAACCTTGCTCATTATCGGCTCGCTTTATGTTGTTTTTTATACAACCGATAAAGGAACTCAGCCAAAAGAAGTCAAAACGGCATCTTCTACCCATAAAAAAGAAGATGCCAAAAAACCAAAGTCTGAAGATGAAAAAAAAGATGAAAAACAAACAAGTGATGATCCTAATGTTAAACAAGTGATTACAAAAGATTGGAAAGTAACACGAACAGAGCAAAGAGGAAATCATGTTAATTCGTATGACGCAACAAGCGTAGATTGGAAAGAAAAAATCAAAACTTTTTCTAGTGCAACGGGAATCAAGGAAAATAATATGACAGTTTGGTTTGTAGGGCGTGGTAAGGATCCTGCTACAGAAAGTGTAGGAACCATTAGCGAAAAACAAACACCTGATAAAGCTTATCGTGTGTATATTGCTTGGCGCGATGGCGAGGGTTGGCAGACAACAAAAATGGAAGAACTTAAATCAAATGATAAAAGATAA
- the yhbY gene encoding ribosome assembly RNA-binding protein YhbY, with translation MLTGKQIRYLRKQAHALTPIFQVGKGGVNPNMVQQITEALEARELIKISILQNAEEDRQKIAETLSARTRSELVQVIGRTIILYKESRSKKEIILP, from the coding sequence ATGTTAACAGGAAAACAAATACGTTATTTAAGAAAACAGGCACATGCGCTAACGCCAATTTTTCAAGTTGGAAAAGGTGGCGTGAATCCCAATATGGTACAGCAAATTACTGAAGCTCTTGAAGCGCGCGAGTTAATTAAAATATCCATTTTACAAAACGCTGAAGAAGATCGTCAAAAAATCGCTGAAACCTTAAGCGCGAGAACGCGTTCAGAGCTTGTTCAAGTGATCGGTCGTACAATCATTCTCTACAAAGAATCAAGAAGTAAAAAAGAAATTATTTTGCCATAA
- the greA gene encoding transcription elongation factor GreA, whose protein sequence is MATEKSYPMTLDGKLKLEEELNKLITVTRKEVVERIKVARSFGDLSENSEYDAAKDEQAFVEGRITTIEMMLRNAQIIDSGDASNDLVSLGKTVTFTEVPGDEEEAYTIVGSAEADPFEGRISNDSPIAKALLGHGIGETVSIQTPDGEMKVKIIKIEA, encoded by the coding sequence TTGGCGACAGAAAAAAGTTACCCAATGACATTAGATGGTAAATTGAAACTTGAAGAAGAATTAAATAAATTAATTACGGTTACCCGTAAAGAAGTGGTTGAACGAATTAAAGTTGCCCGGAGTTTCGGTGATTTATCCGAGAATTCCGAGTATGATGCAGCGAAAGATGAGCAAGCATTTGTTGAAGGGCGCATTACAACCATTGAAATGATGCTTCGAAATGCTCAAATTATTGATAGCGGTGATGCTAGCAATGATCTTGTCTCTCTAGGTAAAACAGTGACATTCACTGAAGTTCCAGGCGACGAAGAAGAAGCTTATACAATCGTTGGTAGTGCAGAAGCAGATCCTTTTGAAGGACGTATTTCAAATGATTCTCCAATTGCAAAAGCACTACTCGGTCATGGTATCGGTGAAACAGTTTCAATTCAAACGCCAGATGGCGAAATGAAAGTAAAAATTATTAAAATTGAGGCATAA
- the rsfS gene encoding ribosome silencing factor: MIVAKAADDKRAEDILALDMQGISSFADYFVICHGNSDKQVQAIAREIKEKAIENQIEVKRLEGFDAAKWILIDLGEIVVHVFNRDERSYYNLEKLWGDAPLENVTAAFTS, from the coding sequence ATGATTGTTGCTAAAGCAGCAGACGATAAACGCGCAGAGGATATTTTGGCATTAGATATGCAAGGGATTTCGAGCTTTGCTGATTATTTCGTTATCTGTCACGGAAATTCTGATAAGCAGGTGCAAGCCATTGCCCGTGAAATTAAAGAAAAAGCAATAGAAAATCAAATCGAAGTGAAGCGCTTAGAAGGCTTTGATGCAGCGAAATGGATCTTAATTGATTTAGGGGAAATCGTTGTGCATGTCTTTAACCGAGATGAACGTTCTTATTATAATCTTGAAAAATTATGGGGCGATGCGCCTCTTGAAAATGTGACAGCAGCATTCACATCTTAA
- a CDS encoding class I SAM-dependent methyltransferase codes for MSYEFFPQVYDQLMDEELYDEWLSFTLSLIKQEGGKVLDLACGTGEFLLRMKLAGFDASGVDLSSEMLNVAAKKFAQIEMEVPLYEQNMTTLNLPYQVDLVTCFCDSLNYLETEKDLDETLAAVYKTLSFQGIFLFDVHSIYKMDVGFKDYSYGDSDEFVATIWNSFKGEFPHSVNHELTFFVEMEDGNYFRRDELHKERTYPVGVYIEKLSQAGFDKVEVFADFKKRKPDETSERIFFVAYKHFSR; via the coding sequence TTGAGTTACGAATTTTTTCCGCAAGTTTATGATCAATTGATGGATGAGGAATTATATGATGAGTGGCTTTCTTTCACCCTCTCACTAATTAAGCAAGAAGGCGGAAAGGTATTAGACCTTGCTTGTGGGACAGGGGAATTTTTGCTGCGGATGAAACTAGCTGGTTTTGATGCGTCTGGTGTAGATTTATCTAGTGAAATGCTAAATGTAGCAGCAAAGAAATTTGCTCAAATTGAGATGGAGGTGCCACTATACGAGCAAAATATGACTACGCTTAATTTGCCTTATCAGGTAGATCTTGTCACCTGCTTTTGTGATTCGCTTAATTATTTGGAGACGGAAAAAGACTTAGACGAAACGCTAGCAGCTGTATATAAAACACTTTCTTTTCAAGGAATTTTTCTTTTTGATGTTCATTCTATTTATAAAATGGATGTTGGCTTTAAAGATTATTCTTATGGGGATAGTGATGAATTTGTTGCGACGATTTGGAATTCATTTAAAGGAGAATTCCCACATTCAGTCAATCATGAGCTCACTTTTTTTGTAGAGATGGAGGACGGGAACTATTTTCGCCGTGACGAGCTTCATAAGGAGCGTACATATCCAGTAGGCGTTTATATAGAAAAGCTATCTCAAGCAGGATTTGATAAGGTCGAAGTATTTGCTGATTTTAAAAAAAGAAAGCCGGATGAAACAAGCGAACGCATCTTTTTTGTTGCGTATAAACATTTTTCTAGATGA
- the yqeK gene encoding bis(5'-nucleosyl)-tetraphosphatase (symmetrical) YqeK, with amino-acid sequence MKRTEMLEKVKQAMPEKRYLHSLGVETTAIHLAEHYNIPTEKASIAGILHDYAKYYSNEHAKEVIINQKLDPRLLDFHPSIWHGPVGSYLIQQAFAVTDPEIIEAIRVHTTGKAAMSTLDKIIYLADYTEPGRDFPGVDKARELVEKSLDDAMLYALEQTMIFLAGRNSLIFPDTLDAYNDFVRKKIKELS; translated from the coding sequence ATGAAACGAACTGAAATGCTTGAAAAAGTGAAACAAGCTATGCCCGAAAAGCGTTATTTACATTCACTTGGCGTTGAAACAACAGCCATTCATTTAGCTGAGCATTACAATATTCCGACTGAAAAAGCAAGTATTGCTGGGATCTTACATGATTATGCTAAATATTATTCCAATGAGCATGCAAAAGAAGTCATCATTAACCAAAAGCTAGATCCTCGGCTACTTGATTTCCATCCATCGATTTGGCATGGGCCAGTCGGCAGTTATCTTATTCAGCAAGCGTTTGCGGTGACCGATCCAGAAATTATTGAAGCGATCCGTGTGCACACAACTGGTAAAGCAGCTATGAGTACGCTTGATAAAATTATTTATCTAGCAGATTATACGGAACCAGGACGTGATTTTCCTGGTGTAGATAAAGCAAGAGAGCTAGTTGAAAAATCATTAGATGATGCTATGCTGTATGCTCTTGAGCAGACAATGATTTTCTTAGCAGGAAGAAATAGTTTGATCTTCCCTGATACATTAGATGCTTATAATGATTTTGTACGTAAGAAAATAAAGGAGTTGTCTTAA
- the aroE gene encoding shikimate dehydrogenase, with the protein MKKYAVIGNPIHHSLSPIIHNRLIQELSLDAHYDAIQIDPERFDAEITRLKQSDISGFNVTVPFKERIIPYLDEIHGLAKSCYAVNTVVRENNRWHGYNTDGDGYFEALMDIYKIHPNDKILIIGAGGASKGIYLTLKKRSLARIDVTNRTIQRAKEMLISREDSALSIAEAEARLSEYSIIIQTTSIGLIETKDQLPLSLKNLSADTLVSDIIYNPFETRFLKVAREKGAKTQNGLSMFIGQGALAFKYWTGITPDRKLMKEAVLEALSK; encoded by the coding sequence TTGAAAAAATATGCCGTCATTGGAAATCCGATTCATCATTCGCTATCACCAATCATCCATAACCGCCTGATTCAAGAGCTTAGTTTAGATGCGCATTATGATGCGATACAAATAGATCCAGAACGATTTGATGCCGAAATAACGCGACTTAAACAATCGGATATATCAGGTTTTAATGTCACTGTCCCTTTTAAAGAACGGATTATTCCTTATTTAGATGAAATTCATGGTTTAGCCAAAAGCTGCTATGCAGTCAATACGGTCGTTCGTGAAAATAATCGTTGGCATGGCTATAACACAGATGGTGACGGTTATTTTGAAGCATTGATGGACATTTATAAAATTCATCCAAACGACAAAATATTAATTATTGGTGCTGGTGGTGCAAGTAAAGGAATTTATTTAACGTTGAAAAAAAGAAGTTTGGCACGCATTGACGTTACCAATCGTACGATCCAGCGTGCAAAAGAGATGCTCATTTCAAGAGAAGATTCAGCGCTTTCGATTGCTGAAGCAGAAGCTCGCTTAAGTGAGTATTCGATCATCATTCAAACGACATCCATTGGCCTTATAGAAACAAAGGATCAGTTGCCACTTTCACTTAAAAACTTATCCGCAGATACCCTTGTTTCAGATATTATTTATAATCCATTTGAAACCAGATTTCTTAAAGTGGCTCGTGAAAAAGGAGCGAAGACACAAAATGGTTTATCGATGTTTATTGGTCAAGGAGCACTCGCGTTTAAATATTGGACAGGAATTACCCCAGATCGTAAATTAATGAAAGAAGCTGTACTTGAAGCACTTTCAAAATAG
- the udk gene encoding uridine kinase yields the protein MSRKPVVVGVTGGSGSGKTSVCKKIFESFKGHSILMLEQDYYYKDQSHLSFKERLETNYDHPLAFDTDLLIDHLKKLLHYQPIEKPVYDYATHTRSDKLIFQEPKDVIILEGILILEDPRLRDLMDIKVYVDTDDDIRIIRRLMRDIKERGRSLDSVIEQYLTVVKPMHNEFIEPTKKYANIIIPEGGQNHVAIDLMTTKIAAVLQENL from the coding sequence GTGAGTAGAAAACCTGTTGTTGTTGGTGTTACTGGAGGTTCAGGATCCGGAAAAACCAGCGTATGCAAGAAAATATTTGAATCTTTTAAGGGTCATTCCATTTTAATGCTTGAACAAGATTATTATTATAAAGACCAATCGCATTTATCTTTCAAAGAGCGCTTAGAAACGAATTATGATCATCCACTAGCGTTCGATACAGATCTACTCATCGATCATCTAAAAAAATTGCTGCACTATCAGCCTATCGAAAAACCAGTATATGATTACGCTACGCACACTCGTTCTGATAAGTTAATTTTTCAAGAACCGAAAGATGTGATCATTTTAGAAGGCATTTTAATTTTAGAGGATCCGCGTTTGCGCGACTTAATGGACATTAAAGTCTACGTCGATACAGATGATGACATCCGCATCATCCGTCGTTTAATGCGTGATATTAAAGAGCGTGGACGTTCACTTGACTCGGTTATTGAACAATATTTAACTGTCGTTAAGCCAATGCACAATGAATTTATTGAGCCAACTAAAAAATACGCGAATATTATCATCCCAGAAGGCGGGCAAAATCATGTAGCGATTGATTTAATGACAACCAAAATTGCCGCCGTCTTACAAGAAAATCTATAA
- the yqeH gene encoding ribosome biogenesis GTPase YqeH encodes MTEELRCIGCGAIIQTEDETKPGYVPASSLKKGNMICKRCFRLKHYNEIQDVSLTDDDFLRILNQISEKEALIVYVVDIFDFDGSFLPGMPRFAGNNPILLVGNKEDLLPKSLKRDKLVRWMRTRAKDLGVQAKDVHLISAKKDYGVELLLHKIEELRHGKDVYVVGCTNVGKSTLINKIIQLVSGENNVITTSQFPGTTLDKIEIPLEDDHVLVDTPGIINHHQMAHFIKPKTLKLITPKKEIKPITFQLNEEQTLFFGALARLDFVQGKRQPFIIYMAGELKPHRTKLENADQLYERQKGEVLAPPTTDELDLLPELVPHQFKINKRSDIVFSGLGWVTLPAGEAKIIAWVPKGVNVTIRDAFI; translated from the coding sequence TTGACAGAAGAATTAAGATGCATTGGATGCGGAGCAATTATTCAAACAGAAGATGAAACAAAACCAGGTTATGTACCAGCTTCTTCTTTAAAAAAGGGCAATATGATTTGCAAACGTTGCTTTCGTTTAAAACATTATAACGAAATTCAAGATGTATCACTTACCGATGACGATTTCTTGCGGATTTTAAATCAGATAAGTGAAAAAGAAGCTTTAATCGTTTATGTTGTGGATATTTTTGACTTCGATGGAAGCTTCCTCCCTGGAATGCCTCGCTTTGCTGGAAACAATCCAATTCTTCTAGTAGGGAATAAAGAAGATTTACTTCCTAAATCGCTAAAAAGAGACAAGCTCGTTCGCTGGATGCGCACGCGAGCAAAAGATTTAGGCGTTCAGGCAAAAGATGTCCATTTAATTAGTGCCAAAAAAGATTATGGGGTTGAACTGTTACTTCATAAAATTGAAGAGCTTAGACATGGGAAAGATGTTTATGTAGTTGGTTGTACAAACGTTGGTAAATCAACATTAATCAATAAAATTATTCAGCTTGTTTCAGGTGAAAATAATGTCATTACAACTTCTCAATTTCCGGGAACAACACTTGATAAAATTGAAATCCCTTTAGAAGATGATCATGTATTAGTTGATACACCAGGAATTATTAATCACCATCAAATGGCTCATTTTATCAAACCAAAAACGCTTAAACTGATTACACCTAAAAAAGAAATTAAACCAATTACTTTCCAGCTTAATGAAGAGCAAACGCTATTTTTTGGTGCATTGGCACGTCTTGATTTTGTTCAAGGTAAAAGACAGCCATTCATCATTTATATGGCGGGAGAACTTAAGCCACATCGTACGAAACTAGAAAATGCCGACCAGTTATACGAAAGACAAAAAGGTGAAGTTTTAGCTCCACCAACAACCGATGAATTAGATTTATTACCAGAACTAGTCCCCCATCAGTTTAAAATAAATAAACGCTCTGACATTGTTTTTTCTGGTTTAGGTTGGGTTACACTTCCAGCAGGAGAGGCAAAAATAATCGCGTGGGTGCCAAAAGGTGTTAATGTAACGATTCGCGATGCGTTTATTTAA
- a CDS encoding M3 family oligoendopeptidase — translation MSDQYQDVFELDSIYQGGSSSTELKETLEKAKETLDHFISDIKNWNIPESKEDSAEFLLLINQQADISKNLMNASSYLECLASADVTDEKAVEISALIYAYDALLQTAEDEWHQKFVQIEDLVWEELLQINGLDSIHFVLNEARENRKLKGSKTQEEVINALSVDGYQGWSDHYDTIVNNMRIKLDEKKEISPGQALNLLNDPDHAVRKATFKAYTEAWQNNRRIFADTLNHLAGFRLAKYAIRDTKEVLNEPLTLNRMQPETLKAMWHVIREQKPIFVSFLERKAKLLGLEKLSFYDVEAPLLLEGEPKKYSYQEGAEFILRHFNAFSPKMAEFAEHAFKNRWIEAENRDNKRPGGFCTDFPINKESRIFMTYDGAPGTVATLAHELGHAFHSYVLRDEPYENTHYAMNVAETASTFAEMIIADAAVKEAKTKAEKITLLEDKIGRSIAFFMNIHARFLFETRFYEARKKGVLTANSLNRLMEEAQREAYMDSLAEYHPEFWASKLHFYIADVPFYNFPYTFGYLFSLGIYQHARKTGSSYEDDYIALLKDTGKMTTEELAQKHLGVDLTTASFWEDTLAVTEEDVREFLRLTEDM, via the coding sequence ATGTCAGACCAGTATCAAGATGTTTTTGAACTTGATTCCATTTATCAAGGTGGAAGCTCTTCTACAGAATTAAAAGAAACATTAGAAAAAGCAAAAGAAACATTAGATCACTTTATTTCAGATATCAAAAACTGGAACATTCCTGAAAGCAAGGAAGACAGTGCTGAATTTTTGCTTCTTATCAATCAACAAGCTGATATTTCCAAAAACTTAATGAATGCGAGTTCCTATTTAGAGTGTCTTGCTTCTGCGGATGTAACTGATGAAAAAGCGGTAGAAATTAGTGCGTTGATTTACGCGTATGATGCGCTTTTACAAACGGCTGAAGACGAATGGCACCAAAAATTTGTCCAAATTGAAGACCTTGTTTGGGAAGAGCTCCTTCAAATCAACGGATTGGATTCTATCCATTTTGTTTTAAATGAAGCACGTGAAAATCGTAAATTAAAAGGTAGTAAAACACAAGAAGAGGTCATCAATGCTTTGTCTGTTGACGGCTATCAAGGCTGGTCAGATCATTATGACACCATCGTTAACAATATGCGTATTAAACTAGACGAAAAAAAAGAAATATCCCCGGGTCAAGCGCTCAATTTATTAAATGATCCTGATCATGCTGTTAGAAAGGCTACATTTAAAGCTTATACAGAAGCTTGGCAAAATAATCGTCGTATTTTTGCAGACACTCTTAACCATTTAGCAGGATTCCGCCTTGCTAAATATGCGATTCGCGACACGAAAGAAGTGCTCAACGAACCGCTTACATTAAATCGAATGCAGCCTGAAACACTTAAAGCAATGTGGCATGTTATTCGTGAGCAAAAACCGATTTTTGTTTCTTTCTTAGAACGGAAGGCCAAATTACTTGGTTTAGAAAAATTGAGTTTTTACGATGTTGAAGCACCTTTACTACTTGAAGGTGAACCAAAAAAATATAGCTACCAAGAAGGTGCTGAATTTATTCTTCGCCATTTTAACGCATTTAGTCCTAAAATGGCAGAATTTGCTGAGCATGCTTTTAAAAATCGCTGGATTGAAGCAGAAAATCGTGATAATAAGCGTCCAGGTGGTTTTTGTACAGATTTTCCAATCAATAAAGAAAGTCGTATTTTTATGACCTATGACGGGGCCCCTGGAACAGTAGCCACGCTTGCACATGAACTTGGGCATGCTTTTCATTCTTATGTGCTCCGAGATGAACCTTATGAAAATACACATTACGCTATGAATGTTGCAGAAACAGCATCTACTTTTGCCGAAATGATCATTGCCGATGCCGCAGTCAAAGAAGCAAAAACAAAGGCAGAAAAAATAACATTATTAGAAGATAAAATCGGACGAAGTATCGCCTTTTTCATGAATATTCATGCGCGCTTTTTATTTGAAACACGTTTTTATGAAGCACGAAAAAAAGGCGTTTTAACTGCCAACAGTTTAAATCGCTTAATGGAAGAAGCTCAGCGTGAAGCTTATATGGACTCACTCGCTGAATATCATCCTGAGTTTTGGGCTTCTAAACTTCACTTTTATATTGCTGACGTGCCTTTTTATAATTTTCCTTATACATTTGGCTATTTATTCTCACTTGGCATTTATCAGCATGCACGCAAAACAGGTTCAAGCTATGAAGACGATTATATTGCTTTATTAAAAGATACAGGGAAAATGACAACAGAAGAGCTTGCCCAAAAACACCTTGGTGTAGATCTAACGACAGCTTCTTTCTGGGAAGATACACTAGCGGTAACGGAAGAAGATGTGCGAGAGTTCTTGCGTTTAACTGAAGATATGTGA
- a CDS encoding nicotinate-nucleotide adenylyltransferase, giving the protein MKKKIGILGGTFNPPHIMHLIIANEVRNKLGLQKIIFLPNNQPPHKETTVLASNEERLAMLQLAIKGNPYFEIDPRELHRKGKSYTFDTMKEMVAEEPETLFYFIIGGDMVEYLPKWYHVNELVQLVQFVGVNRPNYLKQSAFDVLWVDVPETAICSTLIRRKIAANKPIDYYTPAEVVQYIKEHKCYETN; this is encoded by the coding sequence ATGAAAAAGAAAATTGGCATCCTTGGTGGAACATTTAATCCACCGCATATCATGCACTTAATTATCGCTAATGAAGTGCGCAACAAGCTCGGTCTTCAAAAGATCATTTTTTTGCCTAATAATCAGCCACCACATAAAGAAACCACCGTTCTCGCATCCAACGAGGAGCGTCTTGCTATGCTTCAGCTTGCGATCAAAGGGAACCCTTATTTTGAGATTGATCCACGAGAGCTTCATCGCAAGGGAAAATCCTATACATTTGACACGATGAAAGAAATGGTGGCAGAAGAGCCAGAGACCTTATTTTATTTTATTATTGGTGGAGATATGGTAGAATATTTGCCAAAATGGTATCATGTAAATGAGCTTGTTCAGCTTGTTCAATTTGTTGGTGTGAATCGCCCTAATTATTTGAAGCAATCAGCGTTTGATGTTCTTTGGGTAGATGTGCCAGAAACAGCGATTTGCTCAACACTTATTCGCAGGAAAATAGCAGCTAACAAACCAATTGACTATTATACACCCGCTGAGGTTGTCCAATATATAAAGGAGCATAAATGCTATGAAACGAACTGA
- a CDS encoding 5'-methylthioadenosine/adenosylhomocysteine nucleosidase yields the protein MKRIGIIGAMKEEITFLKAEMEEVVESQIANVKFYDGKLCGKSVVLLESGIGKVNAAISTTLLMDHFSPEVIINTGSAGGVSKELNIGDVIISDKVVHGDVDATAFGYEYGQVPQMPASYLGDSGFAQKAKRMYEKYFAQTANVASYGLVVTTDSFIATEEERERIKSHFKEVKAVEMEAAAISQVAYQFGVPFVIIRAISDVADKEAAVSFDAFLKTAAKASSVCIMQLLANW from the coding sequence ATGAAAAGAATTGGTATTATTGGTGCAATGAAAGAAGAAATCACTTTTTTAAAAGCAGAAATGGAAGAAGTAGTGGAGAGTCAGATCGCAAATGTAAAATTTTACGACGGGAAGCTGTGTGGCAAAAGCGTTGTACTATTAGAATCTGGAATTGGGAAAGTAAATGCTGCCATTAGTACGACCCTTTTAATGGATCATTTTAGTCCAGAAGTTATTATTAATACAGGATCAGCAGGGGGCGTTTCTAAAGAATTAAATATTGGAGATGTCATTATTTCTGATAAAGTTGTTCACGGAGATGTAGATGCCACTGCTTTTGGTTATGAGTATGGTCAAGTGCCGCAGATGCCAGCTTCTTATTTAGGAGATAGTGGATTTGCCCAGAAAGCAAAACGTATGTATGAGAAATATTTTGCCCAAACAGCCAATGTGGCAAGTTATGGTTTAGTTGTTACAACGGATTCGTTCATTGCAACAGAAGAAGAGCGCGAAAGAATTAAATCCCACTTTAAAGAAGTCAAAGCAGTCGAAATGGAAGCTGCTGCAATCAGCCAAGTAGCATATCAATTTGGCGTGCCATTTGTTATTATTCGTGCGATTTCAGATGTTGCTGATAAAGAGGCAGCGGTCTCGTTTGATGCCTTTTTAAAAACCGCTGCCAAAGCTTCTTCTGTTTGTATTATGCAACTACTTGCAAATTGGTAG